The Cellulomonas sp. S1-8 genome has a window encoding:
- the ileS gene encoding isoleucine--tRNA ligase, whose protein sequence is MAYPLHRTSDGTPATVPPSPDLPTLEQDVLRYWEADDTFRASVALRPTGEDGANEYVFYDGPPFANGLPHYGHLLTGYAKDVVPRYQTMRGRHVERRFGWDTHGLPAELEAERVLGITDKAQIDEMGIAAFNEACRRSVLTYTKDWQQYVERQARWVDFEHDYKTLDPSFMESVIWAFKQLHDKGLAYEGYRVLPYCWRDETPLSNHELRMDDDVYASRQDPALTVGFRMDGGELLLIWTTTPWTLPSNLAVAVGPGVEYVVVEPAEGSPFAGAHPGERVVLAAARLGAYARELGDEPTVVERLTGADLVGRRYTPPFDYFAGQENAHQVLAADFVTTEDGTGVVHLAPAFGEDDMVACDAAGIAPVVPVDSKGRFTEQVADYAGVQVFEGNKQVIADLKAGTGPLARVAAGQRALVVRHETYEHSYPHCWRCRTPLIYKAVSSWFVRVTAFKDRMVELNQGIEWIPGHIKDGQFGRWLENARDWSISRNRYWGTPIPVWVSDDPTYPRVDVYGSFAELEADFGRVPTNEAGEPDLHRPFIDDLTRPNPDDPTGRSTMRRIPDVLDVWFDSGSMPFAQVHYPFENRQWFEHHYPGDFIVEYIGQTRGWFYTLHVLATAIFDRAAFRNVMCHGIVLGDDGRKASKSLRNYPDPVEMWDKYGSDSVRWSLMSSTILRGGNLVVHEEGIRDGVRQVLLPLWSTYYFFTLYAGAADEGRGYTAQRVTAERAAGLAPMDRYVLARTADLTATMTASLDAYDIPAACEAVREHLDLLTNWYVRTQRDRFWSEDPAAFDTLWTSLEVLTRLMAPLAPLVTEEVWRGLTGGRSVHLTDWPELGYRRADDYLVGSFTLVAAMDEVRAVVSAALGLRKAHQVRVRQPLRRLTVAVADPGALAPYTDLLAAELNVKHVDVVEADAATTERFGITQRLAVNARAAGPRLGRAVQQVIKGARSGAWRVDGGTVVVTTDDGDVTLEGAEYELTTVVGDGTQDDAAAAVLPGGTVVVLDLTLDDALRAEGYARDVVRAVQDARKAAGLHVADRVDLTLAVPTAHVADVETHRAFVAAETLATSVTLEPTDAAEVAVTVVRAGA, encoded by the coding sequence GTGGCGTACCCGCTGCACCGCACGTCCGACGGCACCCCCGCGACCGTCCCCCCGAGCCCCGACCTGCCGACGCTCGAGCAGGACGTGCTGCGGTACTGGGAGGCGGACGACACGTTCCGCGCGTCGGTCGCGCTGCGGCCCACGGGTGAGGACGGCGCGAACGAGTACGTCTTCTACGACGGCCCGCCGTTCGCCAACGGCCTGCCGCACTACGGCCACCTGCTGACCGGGTACGCCAAGGACGTCGTGCCGCGGTACCAGACGATGCGCGGGCGCCACGTCGAGCGCCGCTTCGGCTGGGACACCCACGGCCTGCCGGCCGAGCTCGAGGCCGAGCGGGTCCTGGGCATCACGGACAAGGCGCAGATCGACGAGATGGGCATCGCCGCGTTCAACGAGGCGTGCCGCCGCTCCGTGCTGACGTACACCAAGGACTGGCAGCAGTACGTCGAGCGGCAGGCCCGCTGGGTGGACTTCGAGCACGACTACAAGACGCTCGACCCGTCGTTCATGGAGTCGGTCATCTGGGCGTTCAAGCAGCTGCACGACAAGGGCCTGGCGTACGAGGGCTACCGCGTCCTGCCGTACTGCTGGCGCGACGAGACCCCGCTGTCGAACCACGAGCTGCGCATGGACGACGACGTGTACGCGTCGCGCCAGGACCCCGCGCTCACCGTCGGCTTCCGCATGGACGGCGGCGAGCTGCTGCTGATCTGGACGACGACGCCGTGGACGCTGCCGTCGAACCTGGCGGTCGCGGTCGGTCCCGGCGTCGAGTACGTCGTCGTGGAGCCCGCCGAGGGTTCGCCGTTCGCCGGCGCGCACCCCGGCGAGCGCGTCGTGCTCGCGGCGGCCCGGCTGGGCGCGTACGCCCGTGAGCTGGGCGACGAGCCGACGGTCGTCGAGCGGCTCACCGGCGCGGACCTCGTCGGCCGGCGCTACACCCCGCCGTTCGACTACTTCGCGGGCCAGGAGAACGCGCACCAGGTGCTCGCGGCCGACTTCGTCACGACCGAGGACGGCACGGGTGTCGTGCACCTCGCGCCCGCGTTCGGCGAGGACGACATGGTGGCGTGCGACGCCGCCGGCATCGCGCCCGTTGTGCCCGTCGACTCCAAGGGTCGGTTCACCGAGCAGGTCGCGGACTACGCGGGCGTGCAGGTCTTCGAGGGCAACAAGCAGGTCATCGCCGACCTCAAGGCCGGCACCGGGCCGCTCGCCCGCGTGGCCGCCGGGCAGCGGGCGCTCGTCGTGCGGCACGAGACGTACGAGCACTCCTACCCGCACTGCTGGCGGTGCCGCACGCCCCTGATCTACAAGGCCGTGTCGTCGTGGTTCGTGCGCGTCACCGCGTTCAAGGACCGCATGGTCGAGCTCAACCAGGGCATCGAGTGGATCCCGGGCCACATCAAGGACGGCCAGTTCGGCCGCTGGCTCGAGAACGCGCGCGACTGGTCGATCAGCCGCAACCGGTACTGGGGCACCCCGATCCCCGTGTGGGTGAGCGACGACCCGACGTACCCGCGCGTCGACGTGTACGGCTCGTTCGCGGAGCTCGAGGCGGACTTCGGTCGCGTGCCCACCAACGAGGCCGGCGAGCCGGACCTGCACCGACCCTTCATCGACGACCTCACGCGCCCCAACCCTGACGACCCGACGGGCCGTTCCACCATGCGGCGCATCCCCGACGTCCTGGACGTCTGGTTCGACTCCGGGTCGATGCCGTTCGCGCAGGTGCACTACCCGTTCGAGAACCGGCAGTGGTTCGAGCACCACTACCCGGGCGACTTCATCGTCGAGTACATCGGCCAGACGCGCGGCTGGTTCTACACGCTGCACGTGCTGGCGACCGCGATCTTCGACCGCGCGGCGTTCCGCAACGTCATGTGCCACGGCATCGTCCTGGGCGACGACGGGCGCAAGGCCAGCAAGTCGCTGCGCAACTACCCGGACCCGGTCGAGATGTGGGACAAGTACGGCTCCGACTCCGTGCGCTGGTCGCTGATGTCGTCGACGATCCTGCGCGGCGGCAACCTCGTCGTGCACGAGGAGGGCATCCGCGACGGCGTGCGCCAGGTGCTGCTGCCGCTGTGGAGCACGTACTACTTCTTCACGCTGTACGCGGGCGCGGCCGACGAGGGACGCGGCTACACCGCCCAGCGCGTCACGGCCGAGCGCGCCGCGGGGCTGGCGCCGATGGACCGGTACGTGCTCGCGCGCACCGCGGACCTGACGGCGACGATGACGGCCTCCCTCGACGCGTACGACATCCCCGCCGCGTGCGAGGCCGTGCGCGAGCACCTGGACCTGCTGACCAACTGGTACGTCCGCACGCAGCGCGACCGCTTCTGGTCCGAGGACCCCGCCGCGTTCGACACCCTGTGGACGTCGCTCGAGGTGCTGACGCGTCTCATGGCGCCGCTGGCACCGCTCGTGACCGAGGAGGTGTGGCGCGGGCTGACGGGTGGCCGGTCGGTGCACCTGACCGACTGGCCGGAGCTCGGCTACCGCCGCGCGGACGACTACCTCGTCGGCTCCTTCACGCTCGTCGCCGCGATGGACGAGGTCCGTGCCGTGGTCTCCGCGGCGCTCGGCCTGCGCAAGGCGCACCAGGTGCGCGTGCGGCAGCCCCTGCGCCGGCTCACGGTGGCCGTCGCGGATCCCGGCGCGCTCGCGCCGTACACCGACCTGCTGGCGGCCGAGCTCAACGTCAAGCACGTCGACGTGGTCGAGGCGGACGCGGCGACGACCGAGCGGTTCGGCATCACGCAGCGGCTCGCCGTCAACGCGCGCGCCGCGGGTCCGCGCCTGGGCCGTGCCGTGCAGCAGGTCATCAAGGGCGCCCGCAGCGGCGCCTGGCGCGTCGACGGCGGCACGGTCGTGGTGACGACCGACGACGGCGACGTCACGCTCGAGGGCGCGGAGTACGAGCTCACGACGGTGGTCGGCGACGGCACGCAGGACGACGCGGCCGCGGCGGTCCTGCCGGGTGGCACCGTCGTCGTCCTCGACCTGACGCTCGACGACGCGCTGCGCGCCGAGGGCTACGCGCGCGACGTCGTGCGCGCCGTGCAGGACGCCCGCAAGGCGGCCGGGCTGCACGTCGCCGACCGCGTCGACCTCACGCTGGCCGTGCCGACGGCGCACGTGGCCGACGTGGAGACGCACCGCGCGTTCGTGGCCGCCGAGACGCTCGCCACGTCCGTGACGCTCGAGCCGACCGACGCGGCCGAGGTCGCCGTGACCGTCGTGCGGGCCGGCGCATGA
- a CDS encoding restriction endonuclease, which translates to MRRIEWGRYGGDDVEAVVAMMVNREHPNSVRVTPSRGDGGVDILDADAGPNGGDVVYQVKRYARPLSKKQQGEIEASLARLLGTEKDERWTALNVTEWRLVTPWDPTPEAWTWLQGLGVKHQVPVIWDGLTVIDRWCAAYPEVVDYYIHGGRERIEGAYRQMLALTSLSPREMEGVDVRALAERVNESLKGPLTEDPHYRYEFRFGTGPLPPPAPVPWLVMSAIEGNEHGWFAVDVFARCAASAEARPITSTGTLSAPRGTPAEDALRRFVEYGDPPDVPFSFTGDLDAPGGLATTLTDATVEVFPLASADLGENVELRLEVLDPEGGVVATVDADRVDRGSGTKGLSSTLREVNNVFTLNMTATLSAGPATADPETPTPTAHMTMRLKMNPLTGAAVAAVAAATRFLAEVHEPNQLRLSLRHVPAVRGGVQPLTGATPHSNFVRIAKAVEALNTIQQHTLQVIRVPDLTTYRNQFHSWERAAQLLTGEPLTTRYPEDQCLIVELAQAGEAAPDGLTGGSIRFVTPLNVVVGPDTLRLGEVRIELDDPTVHSRRLLPDGTLQMKVTTPDRAMRSVHHLPEPSGD; encoded by the coding sequence TTGAGGCGCATTGAGTGGGGGCGGTACGGCGGCGACGACGTGGAGGCGGTCGTCGCGATGATGGTCAACCGCGAGCACCCGAACTCTGTGAGGGTCACACCCTCTCGTGGAGACGGCGGGGTCGACATCCTCGACGCTGATGCTGGCCCCAATGGCGGCGACGTCGTGTATCAGGTCAAGCGGTACGCCCGGCCACTGAGCAAGAAGCAGCAAGGCGAGATCGAAGCGTCTCTCGCGCGGCTGCTCGGCACCGAGAAGGACGAGCGGTGGACCGCGCTGAACGTCACGGAGTGGCGGCTGGTCACGCCGTGGGACCCGACGCCGGAAGCCTGGACCTGGCTGCAGGGCCTTGGTGTCAAGCATCAGGTACCGGTGATCTGGGACGGGCTGACAGTCATCGACCGGTGGTGCGCCGCCTACCCGGAGGTCGTGGACTACTACATCCACGGCGGACGTGAGCGGATCGAGGGGGCTTACCGGCAGATGCTGGCGCTGACGTCCCTATCACCTCGGGAGATGGAGGGCGTAGACGTACGTGCTCTCGCCGAAAGAGTGAACGAGTCACTAAAAGGGCCGCTCACTGAAGACCCGCACTACCGCTACGAATTCCGCTTCGGGACGGGTCCCCTCCCCCCTCCGGCACCCGTCCCTTGGCTCGTCATGTCCGCCATCGAAGGCAACGAGCACGGATGGTTCGCCGTCGACGTCTTCGCGCGATGCGCCGCGTCCGCGGAAGCGCGCCCGATCACGAGCACCGGCACGCTCTCAGCGCCCAGGGGCACGCCGGCCGAAGACGCGCTGCGCAGGTTCGTCGAGTACGGGGACCCCCCTGACGTGCCCTTCTCGTTCACCGGAGACCTCGACGCACCCGGAGGTCTCGCAACGACGCTCACCGACGCGACCGTCGAGGTCTTCCCCTTGGCGAGTGCTGACCTGGGAGAGAACGTCGAACTACGTCTGGAGGTGCTCGATCCCGAAGGCGGGGTAGTTGCCACGGTGGACGCCGACCGTGTCGACCGCGGCTCGGGAACCAAGGGCCTGTCGTCCACGCTGCGCGAGGTCAACAACGTCTTCACCCTGAACATGACCGCGACTCTGAGCGCAGGGCCCGCCACAGCCGACCCTGAAACGCCCACACCAACTGCGCATATGACGATGCGACTCAAGATGAACCCGCTCACCGGCGCCGCCGTCGCCGCCGTCGCCGCCGCGACGCGGTTCCTAGCCGAGGTCCACGAACCGAACCAACTGCGCCTCAGCCTGCGGCACGTCCCGGCGGTACGCGGTGGGGTTCAACCGCTTACGGGCGCCACCCCTCATAGCAATTTCGTCCGCATCGCGAAGGCTGTCGAGGCGCTGAACACCATCCAGCAGCACACACTCCAAGTGATCCGCGTCCCAGACCTGACCACGTACCGGAATCAGTTCCACTCGTGGGAGAGGGCCGCACAGCTCTTGACGGGCGAGCCTCTTACGACCCGCTATCCCGAGGACCAGTGCCTAATCGTCGAACTCGCCCAGGCAGGCGAGGCGGCTCCTGATGGCCTCACAGGGGGCAGTATCCGCTTCGTGACTCCGCTGAACGTCGTCGTCGGGCCGGACACTCTGCGCCTAGGAGAGGTACGAATAGAGCTCGACGACCCAACGGTGCACTCCCGCAGGCTTCTACCCGACGGCACGCTCCAGATGAAGGTCACCACCCCGGACCGGGCCATGCGCTCGGTGCACCACCTCCCCGAGCCCTCGGGAGACTGA
- a CDS encoding MerR family transcriptional regulator: MEASIQEVARLTGTTSRTLRHYDRIGLLVPSRVGHNGYRWYDDDALVRLQRILLLRELGLGLADIGRVLDRETDEVAALSRHLGWLASELDRLARQAASVRRTIAARQEGSSVMAEKMFDGFDHTQYKDEVEERWGAEAYASGDRWWRGMSDTERGEWQARSATLARDWATAAAAGTDPASAEAQDLARRHVEWLGSVPGTPRHDGGPAKEYVTGLADMYVADPRFAANYGEDLTGATFVRDALHEYASRHL, translated from the coding sequence ATGGAGGCGTCGATCCAGGAGGTCGCCCGCCTGACCGGCACGACGAGCCGCACGCTGCGTCACTACGACCGCATCGGGCTGCTCGTCCCCAGCCGCGTCGGGCACAACGGGTACCGCTGGTACGACGACGACGCGCTCGTGCGCCTCCAGCGGATCCTGCTGCTGCGCGAGCTCGGGCTCGGCCTGGCCGACATCGGCCGCGTGCTCGACCGCGAGACCGACGAGGTGGCGGCCCTGAGCCGACACCTCGGCTGGCTCGCGAGCGAGCTCGACCGCCTCGCACGGCAGGCCGCGTCGGTGCGCCGGACGATCGCCGCACGACAGGAAGGGAGCTCGGTCATGGCCGAGAAGATGTTCGACGGGTTCGACCACACGCAGTACAAGGACGAGGTGGAGGAGCGCTGGGGCGCCGAGGCGTACGCGTCGGGCGACCGGTGGTGGCGCGGCATGTCCGACACCGAGCGGGGCGAGTGGCAGGCGCGCAGCGCGACCCTCGCCCGTGACTGGGCGACGGCGGCGGCCGCCGGCACGGACCCGGCCTCGGCGGAGGCGCAGGACCTGGCCCGGCGCCACGTCGAGTGGCTGGGCTCGGTCCCCGGCACGCCACGGCACGACGGCGGACCGGCCAAGGAGTACGTCACGGGCCTGGCGGACATGTACGTCGCGGACCCGCGGTTCGCGGCGAACTACGGCGAGGACCTGACGGGCGCGACGTTCGTCCGCGACGCGCTCCACGAGTACGCGTCCCGCCACCTCTGA
- a CDS encoding phosphoribosyltransferase — protein MTTTETAPGQELPEDREVLEWETFGAAVREMAQAVVDSGFVPDVVVSVARGGLPPGGAIAYALGTKAVGTMNVEFYTGVGSTLPEPLLLPPLLDTAAVQGLRALVVDDVADSGETLALVQRLLTEHCAQVRTAVLYAKPRSVVHPDYVWRRTDRWITFPWSALPPVEATR, from the coding sequence ATGACGACGACCGAGACAGCACCCGGCCAGGAGCTGCCGGAGGACCGCGAGGTCCTGGAGTGGGAGACGTTCGGCGCGGCCGTCCGCGAGATGGCGCAGGCCGTCGTGGACTCGGGGTTCGTGCCGGACGTGGTGGTGTCCGTGGCGCGCGGCGGGCTGCCCCCGGGCGGCGCGATCGCGTACGCGCTGGGCACCAAGGCGGTGGGGACGATGAACGTGGAGTTCTACACGGGCGTCGGCAGCACGCTGCCGGAGCCGCTGCTGCTGCCCCCGCTGCTGGACACCGCCGCGGTGCAGGGCCTGCGCGCCCTGGTCGTCGACGACGTCGCGGACTCGGGGGAGACGTTGGCGCTGGTCCAGCGGCTGCTGACCGAGCACTGCGCGCAGGTGCGCACCGCCGTGCTGTACGCCAAGCCGCGCTCGGTCGTCCACCCGGACTACGTGTGGCGCCGGACCGACCGGTGGATCACGTTCCCGTGGTCGGCGCTGCCGCCGGTCGAGGCGACGCGCTGA
- a CDS encoding formate/nitrite transporter family protein, with product MDPAPPPAPSAPPPGLFPGKHFISTVLEALDTKTAMSGVLARRYLMRAAMAGIVIGVLYGAHYAVIAAFDQIAAVDGTTLRPLGRIAGALTFGWALVFIYYTRSELLTSNMMIVTIGAYHRRTSWGRAVRLLGLCYLGNLVGGLLVAVLVRFSTLAEGAVLAEMVASVEHKLAFVADGPTGWADLLVRAVLCNFCINLAMLLVYNGLIKDDLTKSLVMIVAVFVFAFLGLEHSVANTVLFTMVGLREGIDLGLAAGNIGFALIGNFIGGGLLIGLYYAYVNDDSGWLQSTPPARDGTA from the coding sequence GTGGACCCCGCACCTCCCCCTGCCCCCTCTGCGCCCCCGCCCGGGCTGTTCCCCGGCAAGCACTTCATCAGCACCGTGCTCGAGGCGCTCGACACCAAGACCGCAATGTCGGGGGTGCTCGCCCGCCGGTACCTCATGCGGGCCGCCATGGCCGGCATCGTCATCGGCGTCCTGTACGGCGCGCACTACGCGGTGATCGCGGCGTTCGACCAGATCGCGGCAGTCGACGGGACGACGCTGCGCCCGCTGGGGCGCATCGCCGGGGCGCTGACGTTCGGCTGGGCGCTCGTGTTCATCTACTACACGCGCTCCGAGCTGCTGACGTCGAACATGATGATCGTCACCATCGGGGCGTACCACCGGCGCACCTCGTGGGGGCGGGCGGTACGCCTGCTCGGGCTGTGCTATCTCGGCAACCTCGTCGGCGGTCTGCTGGTGGCGGTGCTCGTGCGCTTCTCGACGCTCGCCGAGGGTGCGGTCCTCGCCGAGATGGTCGCCTCCGTGGAGCACAAGCTCGCGTTCGTCGCCGACGGGCCGACCGGCTGGGCGGACCTGCTGGTGCGCGCCGTCCTGTGCAACTTCTGCATCAACCTGGCGATGCTGCTGGTATACAACGGGCTCATCAAGGACGACCTGACCAAGTCGCTCGTCATGATCGTCGCCGTGTTCGTGTTCGCGTTCCTCGGGCTGGAGCACTCGGTCGCCAACACCGTGCTGTTCACCATGGTGGGGCTGCGCGAGGGCATCGACCTGGGCCTCGCGGCCGGCAACATCGGGTTCGCGCTGATCGGCAACTTCATCGGCGGTGGCCTGCTCATCGGCCTGTACTACGCGTACGTCAACGACGACTCCGGGTGGCTGCAGAGCACGCCGCCGGCGCGTGACGGCACCGCTTGA
- a CDS encoding HAD hydrolase-like protein, which translates to MTRPVALLDLDGTLMDSAPGVVSSVRHAYEHLGLRAPGTAAMRSFAGPPISWSFPEHGVPADRVDEAVRVYGEHFGRVGVWDTRVFDGIPAALAALRDAGVLLVVATAKPTRWAEPICAEVGLTPLLDHLVGAPDDESESKGQIVGRALAWVRATTGDDGFTAVMLGDREHDVHGAAEHGVACLGAGWGYGAHGELRAAGAVDVLASPADVPAAVLARITL; encoded by the coding sequence ATGACCCGCCCCGTCGCCCTGCTGGACCTCGACGGCACCCTCATGGACTCCGCGCCCGGCGTGGTGTCCTCGGTGCGCCACGCCTACGAGCACCTCGGGCTGCGGGCGCCGGGAACCGCCGCCATGCGGTCCTTCGCCGGGCCGCCGATCAGCTGGTCGTTCCCGGAGCACGGGGTGCCGGCCGACCGCGTCGACGAGGCGGTCCGCGTGTACGGCGAGCACTTCGGACGCGTCGGCGTCTGGGACACCCGGGTGTTCGACGGCATCCCGGCCGCGCTGGCCGCGCTGCGCGACGCGGGCGTGCTGCTCGTCGTCGCGACCGCGAAGCCCACGCGGTGGGCCGAACCGATCTGCGCCGAGGTCGGGCTGACACCCCTGCTGGACCACCTGGTCGGTGCGCCCGACGACGAGTCCGAGTCCAAGGGGCAGATCGTCGGGCGCGCGCTGGCGTGGGTCCGCGCGACGACCGGCGACGACGGGTTCACGGCCGTCATGCTGGGCGACCGCGAGCACGACGTGCACGGCGCCGCCGAGCACGGGGTCGCGTGCCTCGGTGCCGGGTGGGGCTACGGCGCCCACGGCGAGCTGCGTGCCGCCGGCGCCGTCGACGTGCTCGCGTCGCCCGCCGACGTGCCGGCCGCGGTGCTGGCCCGCATCACGCTCTGA
- a CDS encoding HAD hydrolase-like protein, whose protein sequence is MTPPPLALLDLDGTLTDSYPGIAASARVAFTALGLPVPDASALRRFVGPPLIESFALFDVPAARVPEAVEAYRAYFRTTGMWQNSVYPGIPEQLATLRDAGVRLAVATSKPEVFAGPICERFGLAPYLDGVFGAPLDHVPSSKATVVAAALAALAPVGAVVMVGDREHDVHGARAHGVDCVGVAWGYARERELEDAVATTVVPHVEGLAAAVLAALTPRGDAGVSASPRPAAAPTTGT, encoded by the coding sequence ATGACTCCCCCACCCCTGGCCCTGCTCGACCTCGACGGCACCCTCACCGACTCCTACCCGGGCATCGCCGCGAGCGCCCGCGTCGCGTTCACCGCGCTCGGCCTGCCCGTGCCCGACGCGAGCGCGCTTCGCCGGTTCGTCGGGCCACCCCTGATCGAGTCGTTCGCGCTGTTCGACGTCCCGGCGGCGCGCGTCCCCGAGGCCGTCGAGGCGTACCGCGCGTACTTCCGCACGACCGGCATGTGGCAGAACAGCGTCTACCCCGGCATCCCCGAGCAGCTCGCGACCTTGCGCGACGCCGGGGTGCGGCTCGCGGTCGCGACGAGCAAGCCCGAGGTGTTCGCCGGGCCGATCTGCGAGCGCTTCGGCCTGGCCCCGTACCTCGACGGCGTGTTCGGTGCCCCGCTGGACCACGTGCCGTCGTCCAAGGCGACCGTCGTCGCGGCCGCGCTGGCGGCGCTGGCCCCGGTCGGTGCGGTGGTCATGGTCGGCGACCGCGAGCACGACGTGCACGGCGCGCGCGCCCACGGCGTCGACTGCGTGGGCGTCGCCTGGGGCTACGCGCGGGAGCGCGAGCTCGAGGACGCGGTTGCGACGACCGTCGTGCCCCACGTCGAGGGGCTGGCCGCCGCGGTCCTGGCCGCGCTCACCCCGCGCGGTGACGCCGGGGTCAGCGCGTCGCCTCGACCGGCGGCAGCGCCGACCACGGGAACGTGA
- a CDS encoding amidohydrolase, translating into MAVYDDIAVDPGLAALYQDLHRHPELGFQEHRTAGIIAQRLTDLGYDVTTGVGGTGVVGVLRNGAGATALLRADMDALPVKEETGLDYASTDTGTDADGLTVPVAHACGHDVHVACLLGAAQALAQDRASWSGTLVLVGQPAEELGAGAQALVDDGLLDRFPRPDVVLGQHVAPLPAGTITGHPGASYAGSDTLHVRLVGRGAHGSRPEASVDPVVMAAATVQRLQAIVSREVPVEQKVVLTVGSIHAGTAANVIPDHADLGLNIRTYDEAVRNRVLAAVERVVRSEAAASGAPEEPTITPVERFPVVVNDADALQRNLSVFTEWLGEGKVFDPGAGAGSEDVGVIATNAGAPLSYWLLGGADPALFTTGDMSDPALLTVPSNHSPRYAPVIEPTLSIGVTALVAAVRTWLPTR; encoded by the coding sequence GTGGCTGTCTACGACGACATCGCAGTGGATCCGGGGCTGGCGGCCCTCTACCAGGACCTGCACCGGCACCCGGAGCTCGGGTTCCAGGAGCACCGGACAGCCGGGATCATCGCGCAGCGGCTGACGGACCTGGGCTACGACGTGACCACCGGGGTCGGCGGCACGGGTGTCGTGGGGGTCCTGCGCAACGGGGCCGGCGCGACCGCCCTGCTGCGGGCCGACATGGACGCGCTGCCCGTGAAGGAGGAGACGGGGCTCGACTACGCGAGCACCGACACCGGGACCGACGCGGACGGACTGACCGTGCCCGTGGCGCACGCCTGCGGCCACGACGTGCACGTCGCGTGCCTCCTGGGCGCCGCGCAGGCCCTGGCGCAGGACCGCGCGAGCTGGTCCGGGACGCTCGTGCTCGTCGGACAGCCTGCCGAAGAGCTCGGTGCGGGTGCGCAGGCACTCGTCGACGACGGGCTGCTCGACCGGTTCCCCCGTCCCGACGTCGTCCTGGGTCAGCACGTCGCCCCGCTGCCGGCCGGGACCATCACCGGGCACCCGGGCGCCTCCTACGCCGGGTCCGACACCCTGCACGTCCGTCTGGTCGGCCGGGGCGCGCACGGCTCCCGGCCGGAGGCCTCCGTCGACCCGGTCGTCATGGCCGCCGCGACCGTGCAGCGGTTGCAGGCGATCGTGTCGCGCGAGGTGCCGGTTGAGCAGAAGGTCGTGCTCACCGTCGGATCGATCCACGCCGGCACCGCGGCCAACGTGATCCCCGACCACGCGGACCTGGGCCTGAACATCCGCACCTACGACGAGGCCGTGCGCAACCGCGTGCTCGCCGCCGTCGAACGCGTCGTCCGCAGCGAGGCGGCGGCCTCGGGCGCCCCGGAGGAGCCGACGATCACACCGGTCGAGCGGTTCCCGGTGGTGGTCAACGACGCCGACGCCCTGCAGCGGAACCTCTCCGTCTTCACGGAGTGGCTCGGCGAGGGCAAGGTGTTCGACCCCGGAGCGGGCGCGGGCAGCGAGGACGTCGGCGTCATCGCCACGAACGCGGGTGCCCCCCTGTCGTACTGGCTGCTGGGCGGCGCAGATCCCGCCCTGTTCACGACGGGCGACATGTCCGACCCCGCGCTGCTGACCGTGCCGTCCAACCACTCGCCGAGGTACGCACCGGTGATCGAGCCGACGCTGAGTATTGGCGTCACCGCTCTGGTGGCAGCCGTGCGGACCTGGTTGCCCACCCGCTGA